In Thermothelomyces thermophilus ATCC 42464 chromosome 2, complete sequence, a single window of DNA contains:
- a CDS encoding Nitroreductase-like protein, which translates to MGSVPGNADGFLSLVKARRTYYPLNKTLPITPERVQTIVSEALQHVPSSFNSQSNRAVVLFGAEHDKLWDLTADVLKGVVPAEQWESTAQKMAMFKAAAGTALFFEDQVPVEEMQAKFALYADRFPVWAGHSSAMLQFAVWTALEAEGLGANLQHYNPLIDAKVAEEWKLPATWKLTAQLVFGGKEVPDAGEKTFLPLEQKFKVFGA; encoded by the exons ATGGGCAGCGTTCCGGGCAACGCGGACGGCTTCCTCTCCCTGGTCAAGGCCCGCCGGACCTACTACCCGCTCAACAAGACGCTCCCCATCACCCCGGAGCGGGTGCAGACGATCGTGTCCGAGGCGCTGCAGCACGTCCCCTCGAGCTTCAACTCGCAGTCGAACCGGGCCGTCGTCCTCTTCGGCGCCGAGCACGACAAGCTGTGGGACCTGACCGCCGACGTCCTCAAGGGCGTCGTCCCCGCCGAGCAGTGGGAGAGCACCGCCCAGAAGATGGCCATGTtcaaggccgccgccggcaccgCCCTCTTCTTTGAGGACCAGGTCCCCGTCGAGGAAATGCAGGCCAAGTTCGCCCTGTACGCGGATCG ATTCCCCGTCTGGGCCGGCCACTCCAGCGCCATGCTGCAGTTCGCCGTGTGGACGgcgctcgaggccgagggtCTCGGTGCTAACCTGCAGCACTACAACCCGCTCATCGACGCCAAGGTCGCCGAGGAGTGGAAGCTCCCTGCCACCTGGAAGCTGACTGCCCAGCTCGTGTTTGGCGGGAAGGAGGTCCCTGATGCCGGGGAGAAGACCTTCCTGCCGCTGGAGCAGAAGTTCAAGGTCTTTGGTGCTTAA